The proteins below come from a single Benincasa hispida cultivar B227 chromosome 4, ASM972705v1, whole genome shotgun sequence genomic window:
- the LOC120076199 gene encoding uncharacterized mitochondrial protein AtMg00810-like has translation MKSSAEKEVAQILDKRTRRIGRPKRELTEFLVKWKDLPDEEISWERAEDLKSAAPASQILNKSTGLTIAVLIMYVDDIVLSGDDDVEIVKLKAKMAKEFEIKDLGKLRYFLKMEVVQSRDGIVSQRKYTIDLLMETGMTGCKPVDTPVEYNSKLNNTSNPAPCEEHMIAVARILRYLKGTPGKGLMFKKSDTCCIEAYPDSDWAGSVVDRKSTSRYCTFVWGNLVTWRSKK, from the exons ATGAAGAGTTCTgctgagaaagaagttgcacaaatcCTGGATAAACGTACGCGCCGTATTGGAAGACCCAAACGAGAACTGACAGAgttcttagtgaaatggaaggatctcccCGACGAAGAGATTAGTTGGGAGCGGGCCGAAGACTTGAAGAGTGCAGCTCCAGCATCGCAGATTTTGAACAAG AGTACGGGGTTGACAATAGCAGTTCTCATTATGTACGTTGACGATATTGTGCTCTCCGGTGATGATGATGTTGAAATTGTGAAACTCAAGGCAAAGATGGCcaaagagtttgaaattaaagaccttggGAAGTTAAGATACTTCCTCAAAATGGAAGTAGTCCAGTCTAGGGACGGAATAGTGTCTCAACGGAAATACACGATTGATCTTCTAATGGAAACAGGAatgactgggtgtaaacctgttgacaccccagttgaatataattcaaagctCAACAATACTAGTAATCCG GCTCCTTGTGAAGAACACATGATAGCAGTTGCACGCATCCTTCGATATCTAAAAGGTACACCAGGTAAGGGGTTAATGTTCAAGAAGTCTGATACATGTTGTATTGAAGCCTACCCTGATTCTGATTGGGCAGGgtctgttgttgatagaaaatcaacatcaagGTATTGCACATTTGTTTGGGGTAATCTTGTGACCTGGAGGAGCAAGAAATAG